From Pirellulales bacterium, one genomic window encodes:
- a CDS encoding PQQ-binding-like beta-propeller repeat protein yields KDFGGKRPHWGFTESPLVDGDWLVCTPGGKDAMMVALNKLTGEPVWKCAVPDFGKGGGGGAAYSSIVVSDAAGVKQYVQLIGHGLIGVAAADGKFLWGYNKIANGTANIPTPIVRGDYVFDSTGYGTGAVLLKLSKDGDVVKADEVYFLKHEDLQNHHGGMVLVGDYLYGGHGHGAGAPICLEFLTGKIKWKENHGPGSGSAAVLYADGKLYFRYQDGTMALIEATPEHYNLISRFQIPDVKSPSWPHPVIAGGKLYLREQDSLLCYRLK; encoded by the coding sequence GAAGGATTTTGGCGGCAAGCGGCCACATTGGGGATTCACCGAATCGCCGCTTGTGGATGGCGATTGGCTCGTTTGCACCCCCGGCGGCAAGGACGCGATGATGGTCGCGCTGAATAAGCTCACCGGCGAGCCAGTTTGGAAATGCGCGGTCCCCGATTTCGGCAAAGGAGGCGGCGGCGGCGCGGCATATTCCTCGATCGTCGTCAGCGACGCCGCGGGCGTGAAGCAATACGTGCAACTCATTGGACACGGCTTGATCGGAGTGGCCGCCGCCGATGGCAAGTTTCTCTGGGGCTACAACAAGATCGCCAACGGCACGGCGAACATCCCGACACCCATCGTTCGCGGCGATTATGTATTCGACTCCACCGGATACGGCACCGGCGCGGTGCTCTTGAAGCTCTCCAAGGATGGCGACGTAGTCAAAGCCGATGAGGTCTACTTTCTCAAGCACGAAGACTTGCAAAACCATCACGGCGGAATGGTGCTCGTCGGCGATTATCTTTATGGCGGGCACGGCCATGGCGCCGGAGCGCCGATCTGCCTGGAATTCTTGACCGGCAAGATCAAGTGGAAGGAAAATCACGGACCGGGCAGCGGCTCGGCTGCGGTACTCTATGCCGACGGCAAGCTCTATTTCCGCTATCAGGACGGCACGATGGCGCTGATCGAAGCCACGCCCGAGCATTACAATTTGATCAGCAGATTTCAGATTCCCGACGTTAAAAGCCCAAGCTGGCCCCACCCCGTCATCGCCGGCGGCAAGCTCTATCTGCGCGAGCAGGATAGTTTGCTTTGCTATAGGCTGAAATGA
- a CDS encoding type II toxin-antitoxin system VapC family toxin — protein sequence MTHLLDTNICSEHMRRPGGLAHRFFQHAGQIAISTIVLAELYAGAYKRADPTRVLALIRDLRQEVNVLDFDLTCAEQFGKSQGALLQQGIGVPVADLMIASVALVHNLTLVTHNTADFQNIPGLRLEDWLTP from the coding sequence ATGACGCACTTGCTCGACACGAACATCTGCTCCGAGCACATGCGGCGGCCCGGCGGATTGGCGCACCGATTCTTTCAGCACGCCGGCCAAATTGCGATTTCAACCATTGTTCTAGCGGAATTGTACGCCGGCGCGTACAAGCGCGCCGATCCGACCCGAGTGCTTGCACTTATCCGAGACCTCCGTCAAGAAGTGAATGTTCTGGACTTCGATTTGACATGCGCCGAACAGTTCGGCAAATCGCAGGGTGCGCTCCTGCAGCAAGGAATCGGGGTTCCCGTGGCGGACTTGATGATCGCGTCAGTTGCGTTAGTGCACAACCTGACGCTCGTGACTCACAACACCGCAGACTTCCAGAACATCCCGGGATTGCGGCTGGAAGATTGGCTGACTCCATGA
- a CDS encoding helix-turn-helix transcriptional regulator, which yields MTIVHPKKRMALEAAGWRFGDAADFLGMSDEERQLPDTRFEIASAVRQQRERVNLSQKELAKRIKTSQPRIARIERAASDVSLDQLLRAFSAAGGRISVKQVPRSRSTRSGANATRGERISTATVIELQLA from the coding sequence ATGACGATCGTGCACCCGAAAAAGCGCATGGCTTTGGAAGCGGCGGGATGGCGCTTCGGAGACGCCGCGGATTTTCTCGGCATGAGCGACGAGGAGCGGCAATTGCCGGACACGCGCTTTGAAATCGCGTCGGCCGTCCGGCAGCAGCGCGAGCGCGTCAATTTGTCCCAGAAGGAGCTGGCAAAACGAATCAAGACCAGTCAGCCGCGTATTGCCAGAATCGAACGTGCCGCGTCCGACGTTTCGCTCGATCAACTTCTTCGCGCCTTTTCCGCGGCCGGCGGCCGAATCTCGGTGAAGCAAGTCCCGCGATCACGGTCAACTCGCTCCGGGGCAAATGCGACGCGCGGCGAACGGATATCGACTGCGACTGTGATCGAACTCCAACTCGCATGA
- a CDS encoding bifunctional nuclease family protein has product MALTSYREPISNFSGQRATLDRARQFEIDLVVISEINDHQVVYLQEVDGDRRFPLLIGIFEATSLDRMLKEYESPRPLTHDAFAASIRLLGGEVQDVVVDRLEDRIYFASARIRHQGRLLLLDIRPSDALALAVLSDRPIFIGDGVLDQIDFQGDNK; this is encoded by the coding sequence GTGGCCCTCACCTCCTATCGCGAGCCTATTTCCAATTTTTCAGGGCAACGCGCCACACTTGATCGCGCACGTCAGTTTGAAATCGACCTCGTCGTCATTTCAGAAATCAATGACCACCAAGTGGTTTATCTTCAAGAGGTAGACGGAGATCGACGTTTTCCGCTTCTGATTGGCATCTTTGAGGCCACATCGCTCGACAGGATGTTGAAGGAGTATGAGTCGCCGCGCCCGCTGACCCATGACGCCTTTGCCGCAAGTATTCGGTTGCTGGGCGGTGAAGTGCAAGATGTTGTTGTCGATCGTCTTGAGGATCGCATTTACTTTGCCAGCGCACGCATTCGACATCAGGGGCGTCTCCTGCTCCTCGACATTCGGCCGAGTGATGCGCTTGCTTTGGCAGTGCTGAGCGATCGCCCGATCTTCATCGGTGACGGTGTATTGGATCAAATAGATTTCCAGGGCGACAACAAATAG
- the hslU gene encoding ATP-dependent protease ATPase subunit HslU produces the protein MRDLTPREIVTELDRHIVGQGAAKRAVAIAIRNRWRRQRLPEEMRPEVAPKNILMIGPTGVGKTEIARRLAKLTGAPFIKVEATKYTEVGYYGRDVESMVRELVENAIGLVRERERKSVEEEARRRVEDRLLDLLAPPPISYDAAADSPEAPDRHERTREKMRVMLAAGELDERKVELTIEQKAVPMMFTGMGMEQVDFDLQGVFEKILPKNTSRREMSVADARRVLFEQECDALINQEKVNGAAIELAENVGIIFLDEIDKIVAGETKGVDVSRQGVQRDLLPIVEGTTIQTKYGYVKTDHVLFIAAGAFHRAKPSELMPELQGRFPIRVELTDLTKDDFIRILTEPHNALTKQYTALMETEGVVLSFTPDAIDALANYAFKVNQTTQNIGARRLYTIMERLLEELSFEAADMKQGEININSVYVKDKLDALTQDEDLSKFIL, from the coding sequence ATGCGAGACCTGACCCCGCGCGAAATCGTCACCGAATTGGATCGCCACATCGTCGGCCAGGGTGCGGCGAAACGGGCCGTGGCGATCGCGATCCGCAACCGCTGGCGGCGGCAGCGGTTGCCCGAGGAAATGCGCCCCGAGGTCGCCCCGAAGAACATCCTCATGATCGGCCCGACGGGCGTCGGCAAAACGGAAATCGCCCGCCGGCTGGCGAAGCTCACCGGAGCGCCGTTTATCAAGGTCGAGGCCACCAAGTATACCGAGGTCGGCTACTACGGCCGCGACGTCGAGAGCATGGTCCGCGAGCTGGTCGAGAACGCGATCGGCCTCGTTCGGGAGCGGGAGCGGAAGAGCGTCGAGGAGGAGGCCCGGCGGCGCGTCGAAGACCGCTTGCTCGATCTGCTCGCCCCGCCGCCGATCAGTTACGACGCGGCCGCCGACAGCCCCGAGGCTCCCGATCGGCACGAGCGAACCCGCGAGAAGATGCGCGTGATGCTAGCCGCCGGCGAACTCGACGAGCGCAAGGTCGAGCTGACGATCGAGCAGAAGGCAGTTCCCATGATGTTCACTGGGATGGGAATGGAGCAGGTCGATTTCGATTTGCAGGGAGTGTTCGAAAAGATTCTCCCGAAAAACACTTCGCGGCGCGAGATGAGCGTCGCCGATGCCCGCCGCGTGCTCTTCGAGCAGGAATGCGATGCGCTCATCAATCAGGAAAAGGTGAACGGCGCGGCGATCGAATTGGCCGAGAACGTCGGGATCATCTTTCTCGACGAGATCGACAAGATCGTCGCCGGCGAGACGAAAGGGGTCGATGTCTCGCGGCAGGGCGTGCAGCGTGATCTGCTGCCGATCGTCGAAGGGACGACGATCCAAACCAAGTACGGCTATGTGAAGACCGATCATGTGCTCTTCATCGCCGCCGGGGCATTCCATCGGGCGAAGCCAAGCGAGCTGATGCCCGAGCTGCAAGGGCGGTTCCCGATCCGCGTCGAGCTGACCGATCTGACCAAAGACGATTTCATCCGCATCCTCACCGAACCGCACAACGCCCTGACCAAGCAATATACGGCCCTAATGGAGACCGAAGGCGTCGTACTCAGCTTCACTCCCGACGCGATCGACGCCCTGGCCAACTACGCCTTCAAGGTCAACCAGACGACCCAAAACATCGGCGCCCGGCGGCTCTACACAATCATGGAGCGGCTGCTCGAAGAACTCAGCTTCGAGGCGGCCGACATGAAGCAAGGCGAAATCAACATCAACTCCGTCTACGTCAAAGACAAACTCGACGCGCTGACACAGGATGAGGATTTGAGCAAGTTTATTCTGTAG
- the hslV gene encoding ATP-dependent protease subunit HslV, protein MKIRSTTILTVRHKGQVAMGGDGQVTLGNTVMKADAVKIRRIAENRVITGFAGASADAFALLERFEAKLKDFPSNVPRAATELAKEWRTDRVLRRLEALLAVVDARNTLLVSGTGDVIQPTDGILGIGSGGSFAVAAARALVGHSTLSAAEIVRHSLEIAAGIDIYTNTNILVEELPCET, encoded by the coding sequence ATGAAGATTCGTTCGACGACAATCCTGACCGTCCGGCACAAAGGCCAGGTCGCGATGGGGGGCGATGGTCAGGTGACGCTCGGCAACACGGTAATGAAGGCCGACGCGGTGAAAATCCGCCGCATTGCCGAGAACCGCGTCATCACCGGCTTCGCGGGGGCAAGCGCCGATGCCTTCGCGCTCTTAGAGCGCTTCGAGGCCAAGCTCAAGGATTTCCCCTCGAATGTGCCGCGGGCGGCCACCGAGTTGGCCAAGGAATGGCGGACCGATCGCGTGCTGCGGCGGCTCGAGGCCCTGCTCGCAGTGGTCGACGCGCGGAATACGCTGCTCGTCAGCGGCACCGGCGACGTGATTCAGCCCACTGACGGAATCCTCGGGATCGGCTCGGGGGGGAGCTTCGCGGTCGCCGCGGCTCGTGCGCTGGTCGGCCATTCGACGCTCTCGGCCGCCGAGATCGTTCGTCATTCGCTCGAAATTGCCGCCGGGATCGACATCTACACGAACACCAACATCCTCGTCGAAGAGTTGCCATGCGAGACCTGA
- a CDS encoding tetratricopeptide repeat protein, whose translation MSNDAVRSPVMSELYQQYLVDQDIAAFIHRVTGRYTVATLARLAAVGERLVRRASVLALGYAADYESNATLGRALKDPDRGVRLLAESGIRALWCRVGDSSQRQRLARLMSLNNAQQAITALREATSLAHEAPWLAEAWNQRAIAHFALNRYEESIRDCRQALEINPYHFAAAAGIGQCYLKMGNQPAALESLRRALGLNPELEGIRATVQQLERTLKRKK comes from the coding sequence ATGAGCAACGATGCAGTCCGTTCCCCCGTGATGAGCGAACTCTACCAGCAATACCTGGTGGATCAGGACATTGCCGCGTTCATCCATCGCGTCACCGGCCGCTATACGGTCGCGACGCTGGCGCGGCTGGCCGCCGTCGGCGAACGATTGGTTCGCCGCGCGTCGGTGCTGGCGCTGGGTTATGCGGCCGATTACGAATCGAACGCCACGCTTGGCCGCGCGCTCAAGGATCCCGACCGCGGCGTGCGGCTTTTGGCCGAGAGCGGCATTCGAGCCCTCTGGTGCCGCGTGGGGGATTCGAGCCAACGGCAGCGGCTGGCCCGATTGATGTCGCTCAATAACGCCCAACAAGCGATTACCGCGCTGCGCGAGGCCACGTCGCTCGCCCACGAGGCCCCGTGGCTGGCCGAGGCCTGGAATCAGCGGGCGATCGCCCATTTTGCCCTGAATCGCTACGAGGAATCGATCCGCGACTGCCGGCAGGCCCTGGAGATCAACCCCTATCATTTCGCCGCTGCCGCCGGCATCGGGCAGTGCTATCTCAAAATGGGGAATCAGCCCGCGGCATTGGAATCCCTTCGCCGTGCGCTGGGTCTAAATCCCGAATTGGAGGGCATTCGAGCGACTGTCCAGCAACTCGAACGGACGCTGAAGCGGAAAAAATAA
- a CDS encoding STN domain-containing protein, protein MNNSRRNSEIRLFFLTDTLALAIFLAMSLAASVDLTAPTSIQAAPADDSIAWLTGDKLRAQLDQKVGAIWEGDPFRRAMMSLSRSQHVAILLDRRVDPDQKIELSFNDVRLEAALKLIASNKRFGTAQVGSAIYLGPTATAEKLRTLAALRKAEALRLPAAARSRFLQLRPMRWDDLAAPRDLLAAIATESHIEIQAMDRIPHDLWAAADLPAASFVDWLTLIAGQFDLTFSISKDGQRVRLVDMPAFVEIENTYPLRGGLAQRGKEIAKKLAELLPTAKIELAAGKLTVRGRAEDLDIVESYLSGRPAKQTTLTPGQTDYTLTVVAPVGTLINALRKKMDLDVRIDEDAIKAAGLSLATEVTVNVSHATADELLKKVLAPAGLTYERQGNTIEVRPEKK, encoded by the coding sequence ATGAACAATTCGCGCCGGAATTCGGAGATTCGCCTCTTTTTTTTGACGGACACCCTGGCGCTGGCGATCTTTCTGGCGATGAGCCTGGCGGCCTCCGTTGATCTGACGGCGCCGACGTCAATCCAAGCTGCGCCGGCCGACGACTCAATCGCCTGGCTGACCGGCGACAAGCTACGCGCCCAATTGGATCAAAAAGTCGGCGCGATCTGGGAGGGCGATCCGTTCCGTCGGGCGATGATGAGCCTCTCTCGGTCGCAGCACGTGGCAATCCTCTTGGACCGGCGCGTCGATCCCGATCAAAAAATCGAATTATCGTTCAACGACGTCCGGCTGGAGGCGGCGCTCAAGCTGATTGCAAGCAACAAACGGTTCGGGACGGCGCAAGTCGGCTCAGCGATCTACCTTGGTCCGACCGCGACTGCCGAAAAGCTTCGCACGCTGGCCGCGCTGCGCAAGGCTGAGGCATTGCGGCTCCCCGCGGCGGCACGCTCCCGCTTTTTGCAGCTCCGGCCGATGCGCTGGGACGATTTGGCCGCACCGCGCGACCTCCTCGCGGCGATTGCAACCGAATCCCATATCGAGATTCAAGCGATGGACCGCATCCCGCACGATCTGTGGGCGGCCGCCGATCTGCCCGCCGCAAGTTTCGTCGACTGGCTGACGCTGATCGCCGGGCAGTTCGACTTGACGTTCAGCATTTCAAAGGATGGGCAACGCGTCCGGCTCGTCGATATGCCCGCATTCGTTGAAATCGAGAATACCTATCCACTCCGCGGCGGGCTCGCGCAGCGCGGCAAGGAGATTGCCAAGAAACTAGCCGAATTGCTCCCCACCGCGAAGATCGAACTCGCGGCCGGAAAACTCACGGTTCGCGGCCGAGCGGAGGACCTGGATATCGTCGAGAGTTACTTGTCGGGACGCCCCGCGAAGCAGACCACACTGACACCCGGCCAAACGGACTACACGCTAACCGTCGTCGCACCAGTCGGCACGCTGATCAACGCGCTGCGCAAGAAGATGGACCTCGACGTGCGAATCGACGAAGACGCGATCAAAGCCGCCGGCCTGTCGCTCGCGACCGAAGTGACGGTGAACGTCAGCCACGCGACCGCCGATGAGTTGCTGAAGAAAGTCCTCGCCCCCGCGGGGCTCACTTATGAGCGCCAGGGAAATACGATCGAAGTGCGACCCGAGAAGAAATGA
- a CDS encoding tetratricopeptide repeat protein, whose amino-acid sequence MKNRHQGFVFAVALLIVIGVSAGVWGQATTGPDKKEADKKDSDNKDAVKKDVPAGRAAAAPSDPAAPSNGKAKPNSKTDRKAGDPFGDEVPEKGSPATKSAAKGTDDPFATTPAQGKLDDKATSKEPVDPFAPTPKKDDARPARTDPFGSDASDSKTPSKRGKDSDNPFEDKGEPSKSPDTKMPAETKTPEKSTRAPADLLSDTKSTEPEPTPGSAELKKGQELIDAGKYAEAIDPLKKAIKLAPTEAGPPYTLGVAYRMLNRYDDAIEELSDAIKLDAELGDAYLRRGVCWYNKGEFALAQADFEDAAGVNINDPRPLTWKGMTLVRLGHVREAANVYSEALRYDNHYAPAHINRGLAYVALKEYEKAIADFDEAIRSTPKDASLYFKRGAAQAGAGDWPSAIQSYSEAIRINPKYADAYTNRSLAYRRIGDSNKAQADAAKSQELRTAADRSGQSAAR is encoded by the coding sequence ATGAAAAATCGACATCAGGGGTTTGTGTTTGCGGTGGCGCTGCTGATCGTGATCGGGGTGAGCGCTGGGGTTTGGGGCCAGGCGACGACCGGCCCCGATAAAAAGGAAGCTGACAAGAAGGACTCGGATAATAAGGACGCTGTCAAGAAGGACGTCCCCGCTGGGCGAGCGGCGGCTGCGCCGAGCGATCCGGCGGCGCCGTCCAACGGAAAGGCGAAGCCGAATTCGAAAACCGATCGCAAGGCTGGCGATCCATTCGGCGATGAAGTGCCTGAAAAGGGAAGTCCGGCGACCAAATCGGCCGCCAAGGGAACGGATGATCCCTTCGCGACGACACCCGCCCAAGGAAAGCTCGACGATAAAGCAACATCAAAGGAACCAGTCGATCCGTTTGCGCCAACTCCAAAAAAAGACGACGCGAGGCCTGCCCGGACCGATCCCTTCGGTTCCGATGCGAGCGATTCGAAGACACCGAGCAAGCGCGGAAAAGACAGCGATAATCCGTTTGAAGACAAGGGAGAGCCGTCCAAGTCGCCGGACACGAAGATGCCGGCCGAAACGAAGACGCCCGAAAAATCCACTCGCGCGCCGGCTGATCTTCTTTCGGACACGAAGTCCACCGAACCCGAGCCGACCCCTGGTTCTGCCGAACTCAAGAAAGGCCAGGAGTTGATCGACGCGGGCAAATATGCCGAGGCGATTGATCCGCTGAAGAAAGCAATCAAGCTCGCCCCGACCGAGGCCGGACCGCCGTATACGCTCGGAGTCGCCTACCGGATGCTCAATCGCTACGACGATGCGATCGAAGAATTATCCGATGCGATCAAGCTCGATGCGGAACTCGGCGACGCTTATTTGCGGCGTGGCGTCTGTTGGTATAACAAGGGGGAATTTGCGCTGGCCCAAGCTGATTTCGAAGACGCCGCCGGCGTAAACATCAACGACCCGCGACCGTTGACCTGGAAGGGGATGACCCTGGTCCGTTTGGGACACGTCCGCGAGGCAGCAAACGTCTACTCAGAGGCCCTGCGATACGACAATCACTATGCCCCGGCTCACATCAATCGAGGGCTGGCCTACGTGGCACTTAAGGAATACGAGAAGGCGATCGCCGACTTCGACGAGGCGATCCGATCTACGCCCAAGGATGCCTCGCTGTATTTCAAGCGCGGAGCGGCTCAAGCCGGCGCGGGCGATTGGCCCAGCGCAATCCAATCGTATTCCGAAGCGATTCGCATCAATCCCAAATACGCCGACGCCTATACTAATCGCAGTCTCGCCTACCGCCGAATTGGCGACAGCAATAAGGCCCAGGCCGATGCGGCGAAATCGCAAGAATTGAGGACCGCCGCCGATCGCTCGGGTCAAAGCGCGGCGCGCTGA
- a CDS encoding polyhydroxyalkanoic acid system family protein gives MPSLKMTIPHDLGQEEAAARLKGFLEKVKQRYQNQVSDLEEKWADNNLDFAFKTYGFHIKGRMAVEPADVKFEGQIPFAAMMFKGKIEQTIRDEMNRLLTSPMRSRGPDAPG, from the coding sequence ATGCCGAGCCTGAAAATGACGATCCCCCACGACCTGGGGCAAGAGGAGGCTGCGGCCCGGCTCAAGGGCTTCTTGGAAAAGGTCAAGCAACGTTATCAGAATCAGGTCAGTGATCTGGAAGAGAAGTGGGCGGACAATAATCTGGATTTCGCTTTCAAAACGTATGGGTTCCACATCAAGGGGCGGATGGCAGTCGAACCGGCCGACGTGAAGTTCGAGGGCCAAATCCCCTTTGCTGCGATGATGTTCAAGGGCAAGATCGAACAAACCATTCGAGATGAGATGAACCGTTTGCTGACTTCGCCTATGCGGAGTCGGGGCCCTGACGCCCCAGGATAG
- a CDS encoding Gfo/Idh/MocA family oxidoreductase → MLSRLKSWPLPSLVLFNICAIAVAADAPSGRSSESPLLRAGIIGLDTSHAVEFTKLLNDPKAAEDLAGVRVVAAFPGGSDISSSRDRLAKLTEQVKGMGVELVDSIPALLDKVDVVLLESVDGRPHLEQARPVFKAGKPLFIDKPLAGSLADALAIADLGEKTKTPWFSSSALRFARDTQAALTDPKKIGAITGCDAWSPCHLEATHPDLYWYGIHGVETLYTIMGTGCETVSRAHTDGTDLAIGVWKDGRIGTFRGIRDGKQDYGATIFGKTGIATAGHFEGYRPLVVEIVRFFKTRQPPVRAEETIEMMTFMEAADESRRQGGEPVKLADVLAKAREQAKGRE, encoded by the coding sequence ATGCTGTCTCGCCTCAAATCATGGCCGCTTCCCTCGCTGGTTCTTTTCAATATCTGCGCCATTGCCGTCGCGGCCGATGCTCCTAGCGGCCGGTCGAGCGAATCGCCATTGCTGCGGGCCGGCATCATTGGGCTCGACACATCGCACGCCGTCGAGTTCACCAAGCTCTTGAACGACCCCAAGGCGGCCGAGGACTTGGCGGGAGTGCGCGTGGTGGCCGCGTTTCCAGGCGGCAGCGACATTTCTTCCAGCCGCGATCGCCTGGCGAAGCTCACCGAGCAAGTCAAAGGCATGGGCGTCGAGCTGGTGGATTCGATTCCGGCCTTGCTCGACAAGGTGGACGTGGTCTTGCTCGAAAGCGTTGATGGCCGGCCGCACCTCGAGCAAGCCCGGCCGGTGTTCAAGGCCGGCAAGCCCCTGTTCATCGACAAGCCGCTGGCCGGCTCGCTCGCCGATGCGCTGGCGATCGCCGATCTGGGTGAGAAGACCAAGACGCCGTGGTTCAGCAGCTCCGCGCTGCGATTCGCCCGCGACACCCAGGCCGCGCTAACCGATCCGAAAAAAATCGGCGCGATCACGGGCTGCGACGCCTGGAGTCCTTGCCATCTTGAAGCAACGCATCCGGATCTCTATTGGTATGGCATCCACGGCGTCGAGACGCTTTACACAATCATGGGGACCGGCTGCGAAACAGTTTCCCGAGCGCATACGGATGGGACTGACCTGGCGATCGGCGTTTGGAAGGATGGCCGGATTGGTACATTCCGCGGCATCCGCGACGGCAAGCAAGATTACGGCGCCACAATATTCGGCAAGACGGGCATCGCGACGGCGGGGCATTTCGAGGGCTACCGCCCGCTGGTGGTTGAGATCGTCAGATTCTTCAAGACTCGCCAGCCGCCGGTGCGGGCCGAGGAGACGATCGAGATGATGACGTTCATGGAAGCGGCCGACGAAAGCCGCCGGCAAGGCGGCGAGCCGGTGAAGCTCGCCGACGTGCTGGCAAAGGCCCGCGAGCAAGCGAAGGGGCGGGAATAG
- the pncA gene encoding bifunctional nicotinamidase/pyrazinamidase: MKALIVVDVQNDFCPGGALPVREGDLVVPVINRILPRFDLVVATQDWHPANHGSFAANHPGQQPGEQIELAGLPQILWPVHCVQGTPGAELHLALDRTRIARIFQKGTDPTIDSYSGFFDNGRRASTGLDRYLNAQGVRKVYVCGLATDYCVKFTALDAVALGFKTHLIEDATRGVDLHPGDVQRAMDNMREHGINVEQS; the protein is encoded by the coding sequence ATGAAAGCCCTCATCGTCGTTGATGTGCAAAACGATTTTTGTCCCGGCGGCGCGCTGCCGGTGCGCGAGGGCGATCTCGTCGTGCCGGTGATCAATCGAATCCTGCCGCGGTTCGATCTCGTCGTGGCCACGCAAGACTGGCATCCAGCCAATCACGGCAGTTTCGCCGCCAATCATCCGGGCCAGCAGCCGGGCGAACAAATCGAACTGGCCGGGTTGCCGCAAATCCTCTGGCCGGTGCATTGCGTGCAAGGCACGCCGGGAGCCGAATTGCATCTAGCCCTCGATCGCACTCGCATCGCCCGAATCTTCCAAAAGGGGACCGACCCGACAATCGACAGCTACAGCGGCTTCTTCGACAACGGCCGGAGAGCTTCGACCGGCCTGGATCGGTATTTGAACGCCCAAGGCGTCCGCAAAGTTTACGTCTGCGGACTGGCGACCGACTATTGCGTGAAGTTCACCGCACTCGACGCCGTCGCGCTTGGCTTCAAGACGCATCTCATCGAAGATGCGACCCGCGGCGTCGATCTTCATCCTGGCGACGTCCAGCGCGCCATGGACAACATGCGCGAGCATGGAATCAACGTGGAACAATCCTGA